A single Nostoc sp. PCC 7107 DNA region contains:
- a CDS encoding zinc-dependent alcohol dehydrogenase has protein sequence MKAVCWQGANEVRVESVPDPKILNPRDAIIKITSTAICGSDLHIYGGYIPTVQKGDIIGHEFMGEVVEVGKGVNNLKIGVDAKRLLPGDRVVVPSTIGCGNCAYCQRDMWSLCDNSNPNSWLEEKLFGNVTSAIYGYSHLLGGYAGAQAEYIRVPFADVGVVKVPSDIPDEKLLFISDAIPTGYMGAELCDIQPGDTVAVWGSGAVGLFAMISAYMMGAEKVIAIDRFPERLEMARKYAKAEVINYEEVNTGEALKEMTGGRGPDACIDAVGLEAHGVGLEDFYDQTKQKLRLETDRPHVLREMMVACRKGGTLAIMGVYGGFVDKIPLGAAFNKGLTFRMGQMHGQKYMRLLLQQILDGKLDPSFVITHQLPLEEAAHGYHIFQQKKDNCVKVVLKP, from the coding sequence ATGAAAGCAGTCTGTTGGCAAGGTGCTAATGAAGTGCGGGTGGAATCAGTACCAGACCCGAAGATTCTGAATCCCCGCGATGCGATTATTAAAATAACTTCCACCGCTATATGTGGTTCTGACTTACATATATATGGCGGCTATATCCCGACAGTCCAAAAAGGTGACATTATTGGTCACGAATTTATGGGTGAAGTCGTTGAAGTTGGTAAGGGAGTCAATAATTTAAAAATAGGCGTAGACGCGAAGCGGCTTCTCCCTGGAGATCGCGTTGTTGTTCCTTCAACAATTGGTTGTGGTAACTGTGCTTATTGCCAGCGGGATATGTGGTCGCTGTGCGATAATTCCAATCCCAACAGTTGGCTAGAAGAAAAGTTATTTGGCAATGTCACCTCAGCAATTTACGGCTATTCTCACCTCTTAGGTGGCTATGCAGGCGCACAAGCAGAATATATCCGCGTACCATTTGCTGATGTTGGCGTTGTCAAGGTTCCATCAGATATACCCGACGAGAAACTATTGTTCATCTCCGACGCTATCCCTACTGGCTATATGGGAGCAGAACTCTGTGATATTCAGCCAGGCGATACGGTAGCTGTTTGGGGTAGCGGTGCAGTGGGACTGTTCGCCATGATTAGTGCCTATATGATGGGTGCAGAAAAAGTAATTGCGATCGACCGCTTCCCGGAACGCTTAGAAATGGCAAGAAAATATGCCAAAGCCGAAGTAATTAACTACGAAGAAGTTAATACAGGTGAAGCATTAAAAGAAATGACTGGCGGACGCGGCCCTGATGCTTGCATTGATGCAGTCGGTTTAGAAGCGCACGGTGTTGGTTTAGAAGACTTCTACGACCAGACAAAACAAAAGCTCAGATTAGAAACCGATCGTCCCCACGTATTAAGAGAAATGATGGTCGCCTGTCGTAAAGGTGGCACTCTGGCAATTATGGGTGTTTATGGCGGATTTGTAGACAAAATACCCTTGGGTGCAGCTTTTAACAAAGGTCTAACCTTCAGAATGGGACAAATGCACGGACAGAAATATATGCGTTTGTTACTCCAGCAAATCTTGGACGGTAAACTTGATCCTTCTTTTGTGATAACTCATCAACTCCCACTAGAAGAAGCGGCTCACGGTTATCACATTTTTCAACAGAAAAAAGACAACTGTGTCAAAGTCGTCCTCAAACCATGA
- a CDS encoding DUF2267 domain-containing protein, with translation MEYQEFIIHVQSLSQSTSLEEAEVATRATLETIKERIADSDIQYLAAQLPQELSHYLQVQTPASSQTFNLQEFIHRVSQKENIAPTTTAIHVRAVFAVLQNAMKPETFSKFQAHFTHDYEELFAAPPTSEVPA, from the coding sequence GTGGAATATCAAGAGTTTATTATCCATGTTCAAAGCCTATCTCAATCCACTTCTCTTGAGGAGGCGGAAGTTGCTACTCGCGCGACATTAGAAACTATCAAGGAACGTATTGCAGACAGTGACATTCAATATTTAGCTGCTCAACTTCCACAAGAATTAAGTCACTATTTACAAGTTCAAACACCAGCCAGTAGTCAAACCTTTAATCTCCAAGAGTTTATTCACCGTGTTAGTCAAAAAGAAAATATAGCACCCACTACTACAGCAATTCATGTCCGGGCAGTTTTTGCTGTGTTGCAAAATGCTATGAAACCAGAAACTTTTTCTAAGTTTCAAGCCCATTTTACTCACGATTACGAAGAACTTTTTGCTGCACCACCAACTAGCGAAGTACCTGCTTAA
- a CDS encoding DJ-1/PfpI/YhbO family deglycase/protease, with translation MSYQNNHSGKKKVAILIENDVEDAEFTIPCNGLKQAGMDVVVLGSRMNEKYKGKRGRVSVQPDGTTTEAIASEFDAVVIPGGMAPDKMRRNPNTVRFVQEAMQQGKLVAAVCHGPQLLIEGDLLRDRRATGFVAIRRDMINAGANYQDEALVVDGNLITSREPGDLAIFTTAILSRLGYGGKDVALPEETDTNAEWWKIADAWGGSTKGEIAKGLNTALSGERYSLEALEKYYEKESNTQAKVIFQEMMAKKQRHIEILETHLNRLGEKPSLAANIANQYAKVKTAMSGSDDIYQMRCALGDLQTGIGDIGNLSAMFTDPVATAIFKQIYRDLLRDEQRLVELYQLRLGAKVQSPKPTSGAAVSM, from the coding sequence ATGTCATATCAAAACAATCATTCTGGGAAGAAAAAAGTTGCAATTCTAATTGAAAATGATGTCGAAGATGCAGAATTTACTATTCCTTGTAATGGGTTGAAACAAGCGGGGATGGATGTAGTTGTCCTCGGTTCACGGATGAACGAAAAATACAAAGGTAAACGCGGTAGAGTTTCCGTTCAACCTGATGGTACAACCACAGAAGCGATCGCCTCAGAATTTGATGCAGTGGTAATCCCTGGTGGGATGGCTCCCGATAAAATGCGCCGCAACCCTAATACAGTGCGCTTTGTCCAAGAAGCTATGCAACAAGGAAAACTTGTCGCCGCAGTTTGTCACGGGCCACAATTATTAATTGAAGGTGATTTGCTCAGAGATAGACGCGCTACAGGTTTTGTTGCTATCCGTCGAGATATGATCAATGCGGGTGCAAATTATCAAGATGAAGCACTTGTAGTTGATGGTAATTTAATTACTTCCCGCGAACCTGGAGACTTGGCAATTTTCACTACAGCTATTCTCAGTCGCTTGGGTTATGGCGGTAAAGATGTAGCACTTCCAGAAGAGACAGACACTAACGCTGAATGGTGGAAAATTGCTGATGCTTGGGGTGGTTCAACTAAAGGTGAAATTGCTAAAGGGTTAAATACTGCTTTGAGTGGTGAACGTTACTCTCTAGAAGCTTTAGAAAAGTATTACGAAAAAGAGTCTAATACTCAAGCGAAAGTTATTTTTCAAGAGATGATGGCTAAGAAACAACGCCACATTGAAATATTAGAAACCCACCTCAATAGATTAGGTGAAAAACCTTCTTTGGCAGCAAATATTGCCAATCAATATGCAAAAGTCAAAACTGCCATGTCTGGTAGTGATGATATTTATCAAATGCGTTGCGCTTTGGGTGATTTGCAAACAGGTATCGGCGACATTGGTAATTTGTCTGCCATGTTTACTGACCCAGTAGCAACGGCTATTTTTAAACAAATTTACCGTGATTTATTAAGAGATGAACAACGCCTAGTAGAGCTATATCAGTTACGACTGGGTGCTAAAGTGCAATCTCCTAAGCCAACTAGTGGTGCTGCGGTGTCTATGTAA
- a CDS encoding DUF6335 family protein gives MAEKNQHQEINSEDLPQEITESYGTGVKDLPGYNIGERSLDQSTPEYPDSPEVTSQDSYTYWQDTVGDEAVGGTVAVPEQDVTEEIEAAVGLEMDDRAFLRTNDILEQRDDRRWELDPKSAEDYQERE, from the coding sequence ATGGCAGAAAAAAATCAACATCAGGAAATTAATTCTGAAGATTTACCACAGGAAATTACCGAATCTTACGGCACTGGAGTGAAAGACTTGCCAGGATACAATATTGGTGAGCGATCGCTTGATCAAAGTACCCCAGAGTATCCTGATAGCCCCGAAGTCACCAGTCAGGACAGTTACACTTATTGGCAAGATACCGTAGGTGATGAAGCTGTTGGTGGTACAGTCGCTGTCCCTGAACAAGATGTCACCGAAGAAATCGAAGCAGCCGTCGGCTTAGAAATGGACGATCGCGCTTTCCTCCGCACCAATGATATTCTCGAACAACGCGACGATCGCCGCTGGGAACTAGATCCAAAATCCGCTGAAGACTACCAAGAACGGGAATAA
- a CDS encoding SRPBCC family protein: MTSTGDRTTKTPPEANEMERWASLIGGGAMVLTGLSQRSLKGVLTALAGGGLVYQGLTKQSTIQQAQDVIGINKPIKVEKTVTINKPADELYRFWQNFEQLPSFMKHLQSVTVYDAKRSHWIAKAPLANNVEWDAEILEDRENEFISWASVEGADIDNSGFVRFKKAPGDRGTEVKVVLEYNIPGGGLTAALAKLFGEEPEQQIGDDLRRFKMLMEAGEIATTEGQPTGSR; this comes from the coding sequence ATGACTTCTACAGGCGATCGCACAACTAAAACTCCCCCAGAAGCTAATGAGATGGAACGCTGGGCTTCTCTCATTGGCGGTGGGGCTATGGTACTCACAGGTTTAAGCCAACGCTCTTTAAAAGGTGTATTAACTGCACTGGCTGGCGGTGGTTTAGTTTATCAAGGTTTAACTAAGCAAAGCACAATTCAGCAAGCACAGGATGTTATTGGCATTAATAAACCCATCAAAGTTGAAAAGACGGTAACTATTAATAAACCAGCCGATGAACTTTACCGTTTTTGGCAAAACTTTGAGCAGTTACCCAGCTTTATGAAGCATCTCCAATCGGTGACGGTGTACGATGCAAAACGCTCTCATTGGATTGCAAAAGCGCCCTTGGCTAACAATGTCGAATGGGATGCAGAGATTCTCGAAGATAGAGAAAACGAGTTTATTTCTTGGGCTTCTGTCGAAGGTGCAGATATTGATAATTCTGGCTTTGTCAGATTTAAAAAAGCCCCAGGCGATCGCGGTACGGAAGTCAAAGTAGTTTTAGAATACAACATCCCCGGCGGCGGATTAACTGCGGCTCTCGCCAAACTTTTTGGTGAAGAACCAGAACAACAAATTGGTGATGACTTGCGCCGCTTCAAAATGCTCATGGAAGCCGGAGAAATCGCCACAACGGAAGGTCAGCCAACAGGAAGTAGGTAG